The sequence below is a genomic window from Plasmodium gaboni strain SY75 chromosome 7, whole genome shotgun sequence.
TACATTTTAGggtaataataataacaaatatgtacatatttgtccaatataaatataaaatatatatatatatatatatatatttgttcattttGTAGATAAAACCAGtttaaaacatatttaCACGTCTATCCTTTTTTATGTATGAAGAACGTAAATGTACCTTATTAAAccaatatatttttttttacttatatatatatatataacatgtcataaattaatttttaaattattattattttttttttttttataaaaacaaattgtttaaaaaataaaagttttaacaatgataatattaattaaaaagaaaaaaaaactaGAAGAAATGTttagtaatatatatatatatatttataaaactgtaaaaaattatatgattgctattttataattacacttaatgttataatatttacTTATAAATGTATACAACATTAACATCCATTATTAATACGCTCATGCATATGTGAATTATTTTAACAAGAAAATAATTGAATTTAATACATTCGTTTTAGTCTTCTTCGTCATCatcatcttcttcatcgtcatcatcatcttcttcgtcatcatcatcttcttcatcgtcatcatcatcttcttcgtcatcatcatcttcttcatcGTCATCATCCTcatcttcattttcatcttcatcatcctcatcttcattttcattttcatcttcatcatcttcattttcatcttcatcatcttcattttcatcttcatcatcttcattttcatcgtcatcatcttcattttcatcttcatcatcCTCATCGTCATTTTCATCTTCATCttcatcttcatcatcttcattttcatcatcctcattttcatcttcatcatcCTCATCGTCATTTTCATCATCCTCCTCAGATGAATCAACCCAACTAGCACATTCATTATCCCCCTTTGGATGTGTACTTTGTTCAAAAATTTTCGAATGAAATAAACAACTTGTAAGAACATGGCCTACATGTATCCTTTTAATAACCTTTCTAGTTTCTGTGTTAAGTATAATTATGAATCTCTCATAGCTAGCTGAACATAGGAAATTACCTCTTTTATGTAAGAACAGGAAGGATATGCCTCCATTATgaattttaattttttttataaggTTAATATGGAATTGATCAAAATCCTTTTTGGCCCACATAGTTGGTAAATCATTTCTCATATgtgttttattattattttgaaaatctttataaaattcatataatttatctttaatttttaataaatagttgtcactttttttttcatatgttattttttctattgcacatttttttctatatatataatgtaataGTTTATTACCAGTTATTATTTCAAAACTATAAACACTTCCATAATTATCTGAAACATAAATTCTTTGACTATCATTATAAgagaatttttttatgcAATAAGTTTTCCCTGTGTCGTCCTTTTCATTACGTAGTACTATATCTTTTTCAGTTTTATTTAAGGCATGGTTATTATGTGTTagttttctttttttattttttattgcTTGTATATcgttaattttttgttcGTTCAATTTATTGAAAACCTCTAAATTTTGAAGTTGTATTTGGTTAGTATTAAATTTGATATAAATGgattctttattattataagtaCGTTGGTCATCATCcttatgataattattttcattattaccatcattatcatcattatcatcattattatcattattatcattatcatcattattatcattattatcattatcatcattattatcattattatcattatcatcattttcctttttatttttttcatctttcATATCTAATGTATTTGTATCCATATCATCAGAACATATATGGGAAGTGTTACATATATTAGTAAAAACCAAATCACTCTCTGAATAGTTATgatcaaaataattatatttattatcgATAACATTTTGTGTTTTATAATGTTCATAGATATAAACTGGTTTAGGTTGACATCGCATATCATAAAGTATAATTTTATGATCATATGTTGAAGcacataatatattaacattaATATCATTCAAAAAGGTTAATGATTTTATAAGTGTTTCACAATTTAAATGTAATAAGCTAACACCTAATCCTTTTGATTTCCAAAGATATGTACCAGTAAATAAATCGAAAACTTTTAaacaatttttatatccTCCAATAGCTAGTCTATTTGttaataattcattaaCACATGCTGCATTTATTGGATTACTTAGAATGTATGATTGTAATATGTTTTCTTTTGctatcatattattataatgatagtctttacatatattttgtaaattaACATGTTCATATTCACTACatgtaataattttattattattattattatctttgTCATCaatctttttatattcaattttatttaatacatcctttttataattttcacAGTAAAGTtgcatttttttttgtatatcttcattttctatcttatttttgtataaaCTGTCATCCAAATAATATTTGGAAGATTCGTCATGTTCCCAATTTAATACATGAACATGACCAGTACTATTAACAGTAACTAATAATCTGCTATTCAGTAAATAATCTTCATAAATACcattttttactttttccttattattatatacagGCATAAAGTTTAAATAGtttgtatatttatctttgtgttcatttaatatatcttcatatattacattatgatgatgattTAGCATCTTTGTATATATGCAGTTACTACAACTTAGGAATGATAAAGATGCTATATCACTAACATATGGGTTTTCTAcattttcataaaattGAAATGATTCCACAAGACCATTTTCTCTGCATATGGTTATTTCGGATTCTTCATATCctctttaaaaaaaaaaaaaaattaaataaataaataaatatatatatatatacatatgtacaatataataaaaaatataacgaaatatataatattattatatatatatataaattacCCATATCCACCAGACCATGTCATgttattaatttttctatttaAATCAGCAGGGAGTTTTTGTTCAAATATAGAATTCCCCTCAGcacattttatatattgtattaaACCAATTTTATCAGACGTTATTACTTgcattattatatatgttcaaataaataaataaatatatatatatatatataatgtttgGTACTTCTTagtattattttatataagttatatataaatatatgttttcattttaacaaaataaacaaatatatagGAAATGAGggaaaaataataaaagataatattcttatataatgtattttaaaatatagaatgtaatttttaatttttatattttattgtatatattttttcttctctgtgttattaaaattgtaaataaaaataaattatatcatcatataagttcttttaaaaaagttagattatttattttcatattgTATAGAGATTGTTTTTCAAGTATTTTTccaaattttttttttttttttttaatgactttatataaacaaatatataattatatatagattacaaaaaaaaaaaaaaaaaaataaataaattatatatattatttgtttttatatgatGTTTCATTAcctttttaaaaaatatatagagcatattatataaatgtaaatatatatatatatatataaattttaatgtatactgtatttttttatttttacagaatgaaaatataaaggataattcttttttaatgaATCATAATAAGTATAAGAAATaagaaaaggaaaaaataaaatatatatatttttttttttttatatgtttatttgtataattatataaaaatttatagagttcataaaaatatatacatacatatatatatatttttgtagTGTGTAGAAgaattaatatttcattataaagtttaataatattatatatatgtataaacaaaataaatgtaataaaGTTTGCAaattatgttttttttattttcaatcaaattaatattgaagtaacaaataattataaatatatctatgttgaaaaaaaaaaagtaatacATTTCCTTTTCAAAgtgatatattttaaaaaagtttatactataaatgtattatatttattttatttatttactttttttataagttCCAAAAtgggaaaaaaaatatgtgtATGGTTAAACTGATGTTATGTTACTATAATGAGTGTTAAAGAAAAGTTTGAAttttacattatataaagtgatgatataaaaaaaatatatatttatgtatatatgtttttttttttttttttttttttttttttttttttttNNNNNNNNNNNNNNNNNNNNNNNNNNNNNNNNNNNNNNNNNNNNNNNNNNNNNNNNNNNNNNNNNNNNNNNNNNNNNNNNNNNNNNNNNNNNNNNNNNNNNNNNNNNNNNNNNNNNNNNNNNNNNNNNNNNNNNNNNNNNNNNNNNNNNNNNNNNNNNNNNNNNNNNNNNNNNNNNNNNNNNNNNNNNNNNNNNNNNNNNNNNNNNNNNNNNNNNNNNNNNNNNNNNNNNNNNNNNNNNNNNNNNNNNNNNNNNNNNNNNNNNNNNNNNNNNNNNNNNNNNNNNNNNNNNNNNNNNNNNNtatataaaaaaaaaaatatataaatatatatatttattaatatatgtatatctttatatatatataagttgaataattttaaaaaatttagaATTACAAGAATAGAAcatattgaaaaaaataaaggggaagaattatttttcttagaattatatatatatatatatatagtattggtgtatattgttttaaaaaagaagtTGTAATTAAACTTTTTGAAACGtataatttatttgattataattttttttcttttattagTAATATTTTAAGAATTGTCAGTAATAATGTGTTCCCTTAAgtatttcatattttccCTAATATGGATATTTCTATACGTACgtgtatatttaattttgtttttatatgatGTTTCATTAcctttttaaaaaatatatagagcatattatataaatataaatatatatatatatatataaattttaatgtatactgtatatttttatttttacagaatgaaaatataaaggataattcttttttaatgaATCATAATAAGTATAAGAAATaagaaaaggaaaaaataaaatatatatatttttttttttttatatgtttatttgtataattatataaaaatttatagagttcataaaaatatatacatacatatatatatatttttgtagTGTGTAGAAgaattaatatttcattataaagtttaataatattatatatatgtatatatatatatatatatatatatatatatattttttttttttttcatagGAGAGAATATAATGTTCCCAACGGACGTATTTTAAGGTATacacaaataaatataaataaaaaatatatatttattttttccacatcaataaataaaaaaaaatatacatatatatatatatatatatatttaattttttttttttttttcttttcagATTGGATACTCCTGAACCTTGGGGAGACTCCGAAACATACGAAGTCGTAACTAAAGATAAGCATGGCAATTTAATTACTACtgtttttaataaaaatgctgaagcattatatttttatataaataaaaaaaaaccaaAAGAAAAGAATTCAAGCAAAGcaaaaaattcaaaaatgagaaaaaaaggaaagaataattaaataatttattttttttttgttctttattttatatttttatattttcttattttattttttttttttatgacttatataatatataaataaatataaggagaaaaaataaaaatatataaaatacaatttatacttataattattaccttttattttatgttattttatgttattttatgttatttaaTGTTATgttatgttatatatatatatatatatatatatatatatatatatatttttatttatttttttttttttttttccattttaacattatttcttataaatatatattattatatatgtgtaaataaatttatacttaaatataatataatgtaatatttttaattaaaaaaaaaaacagaaaaaaaaaaaaaaaaaagatggAAAATGATTGTACTGTATCAATAAAGTACGGTCAAATGGTTTTAAAGaatgaagaaatatatttaagaactttatataaagacataaataaattataatatataaaaatatagaacTGTAGTATTATATAggataataaaatgaatacatgaataaatgaacaaataaataaataaatatatatatatattattattattattcttatcCTAATAGTACTTTtagatattataaaatttttagATTACATTAGAAAACCGAAAGAATTACACTTAGAcaagtaaaaaatatatgagtaacatatatattaatatataatttgatataaaataataaagacGGATGAATAAATGAAAGaagtaaaataaaatgaacGATAAGAGTAAAGGaatgaaataaaatgaaCCATAAGAGTaaagaattaaaataaaatgaacaataaaagtaaatgaatgaaataaaatgaaCGATAAGAGTNNNNNNNNNNNNNNNNNNNNNNNNNNNNNNNNNNNNNNNNNNNNNNNNNNNNNNNNNNNNNNNNNNNNNNNNNNNNNNNNNNNNNNNNNNNNNNNNNNNNAAAAAAAAGGGAAATAAAGCAAACAGccaaatataaaaagataattatattatatataattatatgaacTGGTCagaaatatttacatataataaaataattattgaacaataaaaaaaatatatatagttataaaaaatgaataattatactacaaattattttattattataatatatatatttttttttggcTAGTTGACTATTTTGcattatatgtattatatatagcTAGTTATTgtatgtaatatatatatatatatataatattgtatGTGTATGCGCATAcgataataaaataaaagaacaCTTGTAGCTATATCTCTATAgagaattttttttttcacttataaaaaaattaataaaatattatactaagtcatattatataaataaaagtttaatatattattataaagaGGACGAGACgttcatatttatttctcatgatttacatatatttgtaaaacatataatatgtCCAGACATTATaattgataatataatatatatataaattattgCTATTCTATTTTctcatatttttttaacttGTAATACATTCATCTACTTACTTTgtcttataaaaaaaaataataaataaataaatatatatatatatattatatcattgTTGGTGTATACATATGTGAAAAATAGAGTTAgtatttaaaatatattagacttatataattatatgatcagaaaatataatgaatatatatatatatatatatataagacAATTGtcatttataaattttcctaaattaattattgaatatatttgatcttttataatattatggAAACATGTAGAACTCTTTCTTTTCCCTAATGAAAGTGTACCTCTGGGAAAAAAAAGACCTTAGAAAAAATAAGGAAGATGGGGAAATAagcttttttttttattaagatataatgataagtgttaaaaagaattatgAAATTAGctatataaattttaattctataatattatatataaaggtAATATATTAAGCGAAAATACTGAGCTAGctaaattataatgaataataataaaatgcaaccaagtatataaatattttggCTAGTTGTTTCCTCTTTCTTTTTATGTACTGCTCTTCATTCTCTTCAGTTcatatgtaaaaataagatataaaaatatattacatatgTAGTAAATGttccaaaaaaaatttttttcaaaaaataaatatcataaatttaaataaataaacacaattcataataaataatgcATTATGTAAAGGGGGTAGAGgattttaaaaaaaaaaaaaaaaaagtatttatatatatgtataatgAACAAAATTTACCTGTAAAGTAgtaattaaatataatatcataaaattatatgtacatgtatcagttattatatataccaatatattataatataaaaaattattatttaaaaatgattaaaatgttgtatatgtatttttataagtaataaaatattatgtgtatatatatatatatatttcttttaattttttcctttttatataataaatagaccaattcatttaaatatgtatttcATATGGAAAATCATATATTcttgaaataaaaaaatcttaatacatttaaatattttgttaaagtattaaaaataacataaatgttatatatctgttaaattaaatgctatatatataatatataaataagcAACTGATGTtgcttttttttatattaaaaataaaacattttataaaattaaagtatcacaatatgaaaaaaaaaaaaataattaataaaaataatataatttaattttattattattttttagaTTTCAATTTggatatatttaaattttttcatataaaattatataaatatgtaaaaataattttatgaaatataacaataactttaaataaaacatCACTTTGCGTTGTTTATagattatataatataagtAAGATAGATATTAGtatcttattatatatataataatattcttaaACTTTTTCGATATgtagatatatttatatttatacgtttttattattacacatataaataatatataaacttatatatatatatatatatatatatatggaacacatatatttttagaatataaaaattaaaaatcaagcaataataattttttttttttttgtgtatGTATGCATGGTTgtcaaaataataatataaatgaaatatacattttaagttctttattttgtatataatatttttattcatgacatacatacatatatctatatacaaaaaaataaaattttattgtttttttttttttttttaatattattataaatatataagttatatatatatatataagttttatattataatgtgATAATTTAATCgttataatatacaatatatatagtaacCTGGTTGATCTTGCCAGTAGTCATATGCTTGTCTTAAAGATTAAGCCATGCAAGTGAAAGTACAcatgtataataatatatcgAAACTGCGAACGGCTCATTAAAACAGTTATAATCTACTTgacatttatattataaggATAACTACGGAAAAGCTGTAGCTAATACTTGTAAAAATATCTTAtgatatgtatatatatatatatgtatgtatcATTAAGATATGTATTTGTTAGATGTAAGaagtaaataaaataaatataaattgAATTATAACAAAGAAAGAACACGTATACGTACGTGATTATCAATCGAGTATCTGACCTATCAGCTTTTGATGTTAGGGTATTGACCTAACATGGCTATGACGGGTAACGGGGAATTAGAGTTCGATTCCGGAGAGGGAGCCTGAGAAATAGCTACCACATCTAAGGAAGGCAGCAGGCGCGTAAATTACCCAATTCTGAAGAAGAGAGGTAGTGACAAGAAATAACAAT
It includes:
- a CDS encoding hypothetical protein (conserved Plasmodium protein, unknown function), whose translation is MQVITSDKIGLIQYIKCAEGNSIFEQKLPADLNRKINNMTWSGGYGGYEESEITICRENGLVESFQFYENVENPYVSDIASLSFLSCSNCIYTKMLNHHHNVIYEDILNEHKDKYTNYLNFMPVYNNKEKVKNGIYEDYLLNSRLLVTVNSTGHVHVLNWEHDESSKYYLDDSLYKNKIENEDIQKKMQLYCENYKKDVLNKIEYKKIDDKDNNNNNKIITCSEYEHVNLQNICKDYHYNNMIAKENILQSYILSNPINAACVNELLTNRLAIGGYKNCLKVFDLFTGTYLWKSKGLGVSLLHLNCETLIKSLTFLNDINVNILCASTYDHKIILYDMRCQPKPVYIYEHYKTQNVIDNKYNYFDHNYSESDLVFTNICNTSHICSDDMDTNTLDMKDEKNKKENDDNDNNDNNDDNDNNDNNDDNDNNDNNDDNDDNDGNNENNYHKDDDQRTYNNKESIYIKFNTNQIQLQNLEVFNKLNEQKINDIQAIKNKKRKLTHNNHALNKTEKDIVLRNEKDDTGKTYCIKKFSYNDSQRIYVSDNYGSVYSFEIITGNKLLHYIYRKKCAIEKITYEKKSDNYLLKIKDKLYEFYKDFQNNNKTHMRNDLPTMWAKKDFDQFHINLIKKIKIHNGGISFLFLHKRGNFLCSASYERFIIILNTETRKVIKRIHVGHVLTSCLFHSKIFEQSTHPKGDNECASWVDSSEEDDENDDEDDEDENEDDENEDDEDEDEDENDDEDDEDENEDDDDENEDDEDENEDDEDENEDDEDENENEDEDDEDENEDEDDDDEEDDDDEEDDDDDEEDDDDEEDDDDDEEDDDDEED
- a CDS encoding hypothetical protein (conserved Plasmodium protein, unknown function), translated to MCSLKYFIFSLIWIFLYNENIKDNSFLMNHNKREYNVPNGRILRLDTPEPWGDSETYEVVTKDKHGNLITTVFNKNAEALYFYINKKKPKEKNSSKAKNSKMRKKGKNN